Proteins from one Diorhabda carinulata isolate Delta chromosome 10, icDioCari1.1, whole genome shotgun sequence genomic window:
- the LOC130898563 gene encoding facilitated trehalose transporter Tret1-like gives MCTEKLTNCEEDNNLLRNIHQQKTNKNKDVNNIYKKKAVLAQTLLTSAVMLSSASCGMPVGYSAVLLPQLKSINNSMEIDDEMGSWIASIHSAATPLGSLLSGVLMERCGRKLALQIGAMPLIFGWLLIALSANHAILLLGRLIAGFSAGLTAAAGQVLIGEISEPHLRGLLTSVPLASYSFGILLVYALGSLLPWRYVAVSSTILPVISLVVFFFLPESPVWLIRHRKIEDAKKALIWLRGGDTIQAKEETQHLIDRMDSETKIQEKIKITTLFQPEVMKPLIIINVFNIMQLLSGTYLIVFYAVDILQHIQNGPKFDHFMVAILTACVRFIFSIIGSFLLTIIGRRPLALTSGLGTAVSALILAMFLRQNCQGFNYVPALFILIYVATNTLGFLILPGVLLGELFPAKIRGLSGGITFMMFNFTLFAVAKVFPFVKNVVGISGVFLIFGMTSIAACSFLYLTLPETKEKSLSDIEDFFQQNRFLWMRKRKRVEKKNAIETETLEA, from the exons ACTCTATTGACCAGTGCGGTAATGTTGAGCTCTGCCAGTTGCGGCATGCCAGTAGGATATTCAGCCGTGTTATTACCTCAACTCAAATCGATTAATAATTCAATGGAAATTGACGATGAAATGGGATCATGGATCG CAAGTATACATTCGGCTGCAACACCTCTAGGATCACTTTTGAGCGGCGTACTCATGGAACGATGCGGTAGAAAATTAGCCCTGCAAATAGGTGCGATGCCTTTGATCTTCGGATGGCTATTAATAGCTTTATCTGCAAACCACGCCATTCTTTTACTTGGAAGACTCATAGCAGGTTTCTCGGCCGGACTTACGGCAGCGGCTGGACAA gtTCTTATAGGAGAAATTTCAGAGCCACACTTACGTGGTTTACTCACTAGTGTACCGTTGGCAAGTTACTCGTTCGGCATATTACTTGTCTATGCACTGGGATCTTTGTTACCTTGGAGATATGTAGCAG tttcaagTACAATCTTACCTGTCATATCGCTAGtagtatttttctttcttcctGAAAGTCCAGTATGGTTAATCAGGCACCGAAAGATCGAAGATGCCAAGAAAGCTTTGATATGGCTGAGAGGCGGCGATACGATTCAA GCTAAAGAGGAAACACAACACCTCATCGATCGTATGGACTCCGaaacaaaaattcaagaaaaaataaaaataactaccCTGTTCCAACCGGAAGTTATGAAGcctttaataataattaacgtTTTTAATATAATGCAATTACTTTCCGGGACTTATCTCATCGTTTTTTACGCTGTAGATATCTTACAACACATTCAAAACGGACCGAAATTCGATCATTTTATGGTGGCAATCTTAACAGCATGCGTgagatttattttttccataataggCAGTTTTCTCTTAACAATAATCGGACGTAGACCTCTAGCTCTAACTTCCGGCTTGGGAACAGCTGTTTCAGCACTAATCCTCGCAATGTTCCTCCGACAAAATTGTCAAGGTTTCAACTACGTCCCGGCTTTATTTATACTGATATACGTGGCTACCAACACATTAGGATTTCTAATACTCCCTGGGGTATTATTGGGTGAACTTTTCCCGGCGAAAATAAGGGGATTGTCTGGAGGTATAACGTTTATGATGTTCAATTTCACATTATTCGCCGTTGCCAAAGTATTTCCTTTCGTGAAAAACGTCGTCGGAATATCGGGGGTATTTTTGATTTTCGGAATGACGTCGATAGCAGCTTGTTCGTTTCTGTATTTAACTCTACCGGAAACTAAAGAGAAAAGCTTAAGtgatattgaagatttttttcaacaaaatcgtTTTCTATGGATGAGAAAACGAAAGCGTGTCGAGAAAAAGAATGCAATCGAGACTGAGACCTTGGAAGCTTAA